The following proteins are co-located in the candidate division WOR-3 bacterium genome:
- a CDS encoding MFS transporter, which produces MDLTKKPFLKRIIDFLGLNKTMITMLIMVIFLGLGERMAERFLPLYIVAVGGSSAFVAFLNGMDNLLGALYAFPGGYLSDRIGYKKSLIVFIVMAMIGYLIVIIFPGWKAVLIGAVFFISWSAISLPAIMSLVSKSVKKEKQTMGVSLHSLVRRIPMGLGPILGGALIGVYGTVIGVKVAFLCALVLALVSIFFIRKYMAEDPSIKGKGMSLKEPFSGINPELRVLLISDILIRFAEQIPYAFVVIWVVNYLHFSALQFGVLTAIEMTTAMLVYIPIAYLADKFGKKPFVVITFIFFTIFPLIIYYSRTFETLVAAFIIRGLKEFGEPTRKSLILDLAPADAKASTFGTYYLIRDVIVSIAAFSAGFLWNISPKVNFMTAFSFGILGTLIFLFFGKEKRLA; this is translated from the coding sequence ATGGATTTAACGAAAAAGCCTTTTTTAAAAAGAATAATTGATTTTCTTGGCTTGAATAAAACAATGATCACCATGCTCATAATGGTGATATTCCTTGGGCTTGGTGAGAGAATGGCAGAGCGATTTCTACCGCTTTACATTGTTGCGGTAGGTGGATCTTCTGCATTTGTTGCATTTTTAAATGGGATGGATAACCTGCTGGGTGCACTCTATGCATTCCCCGGAGGGTATCTAAGCGACAGGATTGGCTACAAAAAGTCATTAATTGTTTTTATTGTAATGGCAATGATTGGCTATCTTATTGTCATAATCTTCCCGGGATGGAAGGCAGTGCTTATTGGCGCAGTTTTCTTTATTTCCTGGAGTGCAATTTCGCTTCCTGCTATTATGAGCCTTGTTTCTAAATCCGTGAAGAAGGAAAAGCAAACAATGGGTGTTTCCCTCCATTCTCTTGTAAGAAGGATACCTATGGGGCTTGGTCCCATACTTGGTGGAGCACTCATAGGCGTTTATGGGACGGTTATTGGTGTAAAGGTTGCTTTTTTGTGTGCGCTTGTCCTTGCACTTGTATCTATCTTCTTTATTAGAAAATATATGGCAGAGGACCCTTCAATTAAAGGGAAGGGGATGAGCCTAAAAGAGCCTTTTTCGGGGATAAACCCAGAACTTAGGGTATTGCTTATATCTGACATCCTCATCAGGTTTGCGGAGCAAATACCATATGCATTTGTTGTAATCTGGGTTGTTAATTACCTTCATTTTAGTGCGCTTCAATTTGGTGTGCTTACAGCAATTGAGATGACAACAGCAATGCTTGTGTATATACCGATTGCGTACCTTGCAGACAAATTTGGCAAGAAACCTTTTGTTGTAATAACATTTATCTTTTTTACAATCTTCCCTCTTATTATCTACTACTCAAGGACTTTCGAAACGCTTGTCGCTGCATTTATAATAAGGGGTTTGAAAGAATTTGGTGAACCTACAAGAAAATCCCTCATACTTGACCTTGCACCAGCGGATGCAAAGGCATCGACATTTGGCACATACTATCTTATTCGCGATGTAATTGTATCTATTGCGGCATTTTCAGCAGGGTTTTTGTGGAACATTAGCCCAAAGGTAAATTTTATGACGGCGTTTAGTTTTGGCATTTTGGGGACATTGATATTCCTTTTTTTTGGGAAGGAGAAGCGCCTCGCCTAA
- a CDS encoding chromate resistance protein ChrB domain-containing protein, whose product MKWVTRAHVHVDRVACPWLIKRFIDSEAEFLFVAPSMVKKIAEETGAIPFDAEGVELGHKDGHCSFVTILEKYGLKDPVLKRMADIVNAADTGNLHADPYAPGLEAIASGFSLMFPDDIENLERQFLIYDALYAFLKLKLAKENCK is encoded by the coding sequence ATGAAATGGGTAACAAGAGCACATGTGCATGTTGATAGGGTTGCATGTCCTTGGCTTATAAAAAGGTTTATTGATTCAGAGGCTGAGTTTTTGTTTGTTGCACCATCAATGGTAAAGAAAATAGCAGAAGAAACAGGAGCGATTCCATTTGACGCGGAAGGTGTGGAGTTGGGGCATAAGGATGGACACTGCAGTTTTGTTACAATCCTGGAAAAATATGGCTTGAAAGACCCCGTTCTTAAAAGAATGGCAGATATTGTTAATGCGGCGGACACTGGGAATCTCCATGCGGATCCTTATGCGCCTGGGCTTGAAGCGATTGCCTCTGGATTTTCGCTGATGTTTCCTGATGACATCGAGAATCTTGAAAGACAATTTCTGATTTATGATGCACTTTATGCGTTTTTAAAATTGAAATTAGCAAAGGAAAATTGCAAATAA
- a CDS encoding glycosyltransferase family 2 protein: MLFVLSILGILAGLFLFTKPVFLQKKAKKQDLFLSIIIPARNEAHNLPNLLNSLKKQTYKNYEVIVVDDQSKDNTAQVARSLGAKVIEIKDKPKDFLGKPFACYTGYKRAKGEILLFVDADVRFDSPCALEKIVGELEDFEGVISVWPYHNIVHFYENFSAIYAIISSMASRSFSLISKRVTIKGLYGPLIAIKRTHYEEIGTHEALKKEVVEDFKLGNLLAKKGIPIKNFLGGEDISFRMYPGGFKELWKGWTKNSALGTATVDWGIVIPILIFLLGSLIPFLFITTPPFHYIYIMYAALIFHFLKRVGNFWPIVPVIYPLFVAFTLSVIAYSFYATHVLGAVEWKGVKISTKG; the protein is encoded by the coding sequence ATGCTTTTTGTTTTATCTATTCTTGGGATTTTAGCGGGCTTATTTTTGTTTACCAAGCCCGTTTTTCTTCAGAAAAAAGCAAAAAAGCAAGATCTTTTCTTGTCAATCATTATACCCGCAAGAAACGAAGCCCACAACCTACCCAATCTCTTAAACAGCCTTAAAAAACAGACCTACAAAAATTATGAAGTAATCGTTGTTGACGACCAATCCAAGGACAACACTGCACAGGTCGCCAGATCCTTAGGCGCAAAGGTTATCGAAATTAAAGACAAACCGAAGGACTTCTTAGGAAAGCCCTTTGCATGCTATACGGGATATAAAAGGGCGAAGGGTGAAATCCTTCTCTTTGTGGATGCCGATGTCCGTTTCGACTCTCCTTGCGCCCTCGAGAAAATTGTTGGAGAACTGGAGGATTTTGAAGGTGTTATTTCCGTTTGGCCATATCACAACATAGTTCATTTCTATGAAAATTTCAGTGCTATTTACGCCATTATTTCATCGATGGCCTCCCGGAGCTTTTCTCTCATTTCAAAAAGAGTCACAATCAAAGGACTTTATGGTCCCTTAATTGCAATAAAACGCACTCACTACGAAGAAATAGGGACTCACGAGGCCTTAAAGAAGGAGGTCGTTGAAGATTTCAAACTGGGAAATTTACTTGCAAAAAAGGGCATCCCCATAAAAAACTTCCTTGGTGGGGAAGACATATCTTTCAGAATGTACCCTGGCGGTTTTAAAGAGCTCTGGAAAGGTTGGACCAAAAATTCCGCCCTCGGGACAGCAACGGTAGATTGGGGAATAGTTATACCGATACTAATCTTTCTATTGGGCTCCTTAATACCATTTCTATTTATCACAACGCCACCCTTCCATTATATTTACATAATGTACGCAGCCCTCATTTTCCATTTTCTTAAAAGAGTCGGAAACTTCTGGCCCATAGTGCCTGTTATTTACCCCCTCTTTGTTGCCTTTACCCTTTCAGTAATTGCTTACTCCTTCTATGCAACTCACGTACTCGGTGCTGTTGAGTGGAAAGGGGTAAAGATTTCCACAAAAGGCTAA